A genomic stretch from Desulfolutivibrio sulfodismutans DSM 3696 includes:
- a CDS encoding cyclic nucleotide-binding domain-containing protein: MRHDSDLFAEENGVKTKTFHKGALIYKEGQDSKVAYLIKQGRVAVHRIIGNKRVNLGERGPGQIFGEMGIISGEKRTANAEALDFTEVIILDRPLLRTMLVKSPRPVQIITGFLVDRVKTLSARITDRPSGNMFYSVCRVLALHYKAAAASAPRPGQFEISYAEVCRAIKDILLISQIEIDEIVEKLAKMAVIELTEIKSAFYRADPLLDTKKKGPEFVMDRSLRIPDQEKFLQVAKNLAKELRPLSDFSCDLEFMDLSDFAQEAEASPEMIYRKIGFREIPANLFFFHKPSALAYIERMGKAFFQRARRPRLKIEDLETVDDITAVDNATLQEVFSSLGFHKLAVLAALAGEEAQEKIYKNLSKKIAKVVQDESRNLGDVDEDEAAGVEQELMDRIKSLKGLAS; encoded by the coding sequence ATGCGGCACGATTCGGACCTTTTCGCCGAAGAAAACGGCGTCAAGACCAAGACTTTCCATAAAGGCGCCCTGATCTACAAGGAAGGCCAGGACAGCAAGGTGGCCTATCTCATCAAGCAGGGTCGCGTGGCCGTACATCGCATCATCGGCAACAAGCGCGTGAACCTCGGGGAACGCGGCCCCGGCCAGATATTCGGGGAAATGGGCATCATCAGCGGCGAAAAACGCACGGCCAACGCCGAGGCCCTGGATTTCACCGAGGTGATCATTCTGGACCGGCCGCTTTTGCGCACCATGCTGGTCAAAAGCCCCCGTCCGGTGCAGATCATCACCGGCTTTCTGGTGGACCGGGTGAAGACCCTAAGCGCCCGGATCACCGACCGCCCCTCGGGCAACATGTTTTATTCCGTGTGCCGCGTCCTGGCCCTGCACTACAAGGCGGCCGCCGCGTCCGCTCCCAGACCCGGGCAGTTTGAAATAAGCTATGCCGAGGTCTGTCGGGCCATCAAGGACATCCTCCTGATCTCCCAGATCGAGATCGACGAGATCGTGGAAAAGCTGGCCAAGATGGCGGTCATCGAGCTGACCGAGATCAAATCGGCCTTCTACCGCGCCGACCCCCTGCTGGACACGAAGAAAAAGGGCCCTGAATTCGTCATGGACCGCAGCCTGCGCATCCCCGACCAGGAAAAATTCCTCCAGGTGGCCAAAAACCTGGCCAAGGAACTGCGCCCCCTGTCTGATTTCTCCTGCGACCTGGAATTCATGGACCTTTCCGACTTCGCCCAGGAAGCCGAGGCCAGCCCGGAGATGATCTACCGCAAGATCGGTTTCCGGGAGATTCCGGCCAATCTCTTTTTCTTCCACAAACCCTCGGCCCTGGCCTACATTGAGCGGATGGGGAAGGCATTTTTCCAACGCGCCAGGCGTCCGCGCCTCAAAATCGAGGATCTGGAGACCGTGGACGACATCACGGCCGTGGACAACGCCACCCTGCAGGAGGTCTTCTCAAGCCTGGGCTTTCACAAGCTGGCGGTGCTGGCGGCCCTGGCGGGCGAAGAGGCCCAGGAAAAAATCTATAAAAACCTCTCCAAAAAAATCGCCAAGGTGGTCCAGGACGAATCCCGAAATCTGGGCGATGTGGACGAGGACGAGGCCGCAGGCGTGGAGCAGGAGCTCATGGACAGGATCAAATCCCTTAAAGGACTCGCCTCGTGA
- a CDS encoding HD domain-containing protein — protein MLDRFIRCFQAYVDRFLTGDATDDGRVNLKREHSLMVLAEARMLTRSLGVAPETADLIHLAALFHDTGRFPQYAAYKTFRDAISVNHGRLGVATLRREGLLADLPHASRALIYGAIVMHNRFALPAAVAAAPTSPLALAAQVVRDADKLDILRVMVEHFEADGGGDEVVTMALPDRPNDYSPALVAPLFGGQVARYTDMACQNDMRLLLISWVYGFSFPAARQEAFSRGLIGRLFAGLPRTSEIETARDYVIQLAPGGKHGA, from the coding sequence ATGCTTGACCGCTTTATCCGCTGTTTCCAGGCCTATGTGGATCGCTTCCTCACGGGCGACGCCACGGACGACGGGCGCGTGAATCTCAAACGCGAACACAGCCTCATGGTGCTGGCCGAGGCCAGGATGTTGACGCGAAGCCTCGGCGTCGCCCCGGAAACGGCGGACCTCATCCACCTGGCGGCGCTTTTCCACGACACCGGGCGATTCCCCCAGTATGCGGCCTACAAGACCTTTCGCGACGCGATAAGCGTCAACCATGGCCGCCTCGGGGTGGCCACCCTGCGCCGGGAGGGCCTTCTGGCGGACCTGCCGCACGCGTCGCGCGCCTTGATTTACGGGGCCATTGTCATGCATAACCGATTTGCCTTGCCCGCCGCCGTGGCCGCCGCGCCCACGAGTCCCCTGGCGCTGGCCGCCCAGGTGGTGCGCGATGCGGACAAGCTGGACATCCTGCGGGTCATGGTCGAACATTTCGAGGCCGACGGCGGGGGGGACGAGGTGGTGACCATGGCCTTGCCCGACAGGCCAAACGACTATTCCCCGGCCCTCGTCGCCCCCCTTTTCGGCGGCCAGGTGGCCCGCTATACGGACATGGCCTGCCAAAACGACATGCGGCTGCTTCTGATTTCCTGGGTGTACGGTTTCAGCTTTCCGGCTGCGAGGCAGGAGGCGTTTTCGCGCGGCCTGATCGGTCGGCTGTTTGCGGGACTTCCCCGGACGAGTGAGATTGAAACCGCCAGGGATTATGTGATTCAGTTGGCTCCCGGCGGCAAACACGGCGCCTGA
- a CDS encoding tetratricopeptide repeat protein: protein MERTSTVFDTVVILTNSEEHAKRDRYTMQAFRPRSVVHFSSGSEAIDYLSVNRADMVLLDSSLDDMDGVRFLKLIRHNMQLKDTPVVMVTADSTRNHVLDAIAAGCAGYIIRPYSSETFKQHVLRASQVERMTEIEQQQVKDAREMVDMGNFDDAIEAFEEIVSEQNLARKYYDMGCKYLVKQKYGQAIIAFKKAVKINDLFAEAYKGLAEAYKGKSEMEQYKTFMQKAAEVYAQFDRMEETKELFIEVLKYDAAAPNPFNTLGVRLRKSGDLAGALHAYKQAIELTPDDENIYFNMSKAHYFMGNIAEAKVSVEDAMQRNPGFTEGRKLYRKLFGKDYPKTEADEAAGARPASVYHASIRDD, encoded by the coding sequence ATGGAACGCACCTCCACCGTTTTCGACACCGTGGTCATCCTGACCAACAGCGAGGAACACGCCAAGCGGGATCGCTACACCATGCAGGCCTTTCGCCCTCGAAGCGTGGTGCATTTCTCCAGCGGCTCCGAGGCCATCGATTATCTGAGCGTCAACCGGGCGGACATGGTGCTCCTGGATTCCAGCCTGGACGACATGGACGGGGTGCGGTTTTTAAAGCTCATCCGCCACAACATGCAGCTCAAAGACACCCCGGTGGTCATGGTCACGGCCGACAGCACCCGCAACCATGTGCTCGACGCCATCGCCGCAGGCTGCGCCGGATACATCATCCGCCCCTATTCCTCCGAGACCTTCAAGCAACACGTGCTGCGCGCCTCCCAGGTGGAGCGTATGACCGAAATCGAGCAGCAGCAGGTCAAAGACGCCCGCGAGATGGTGGACATGGGCAATTTCGACGACGCCATCGAGGCCTTCGAGGAGATCGTTTCCGAGCAGAACCTGGCCCGGAAATATTACGACATGGGCTGCAAGTATCTGGTCAAGCAGAAATACGGGCAGGCCATCATCGCCTTCAAGAAGGCGGTCAAGATCAACGACCTGTTCGCCGAGGCCTACAAGGGATTGGCCGAGGCCTACAAGGGCAAAAGCGAGATGGAGCAGTACAAGACGTTTATGCAGAAGGCCGCCGAGGTGTATGCCCAGTTCGACCGCATGGAGGAGACCAAGGAGCTTTTTATCGAGGTGCTCAAGTACGACGCCGCCGCCCCCAACCCCTTCAACACCCTGGGGGTGCGTCTGCGCAAGAGCGGGGATCTGGCCGGGGCCCTGCACGCCTACAAGCAGGCCATCGAACTGACGCCCGATGATGAAAACATCTATTTCAACATGTCCAAGGCCCATTATTTCATGGGCAACATCGCCGAGGCCAAGGTCAGCGTGGAGGACGCCATGCAGCGCAATCCCGGCTTCACCGAGGGGCGCAAGCTCTACCGCAAGCTTTTCGGCAAGGATTATCCCAAAACAGAAGCCGACGAGGCGGCCGGGGCGCGTCCCGCCAGCGTCTACCACGCTTCGATTCGCGACGATTGA
- a CDS encoding iron-sulfur cluster-binding protein, which translates to MADAGGCREVAVLARGGMGPEGERHGLVRLAVENPGWDTAVAGQFAMLRPVCFGQELTWARPLSLFGVTPERLEFFIQVAGRGTRRLAAMNPGDRLVLWGPLGRGFAVEPDTPTLLLAGGVGLAPFAPYIAAHPRPDNLRLVFGHRPPLAAYPFAEMAATIQAESFHEEKPGDLDRFTALLRERIAGYRDGLVLACGPRPFLSAVADMGRAAGARVQVSLENRMACGVGACLGCVEKDASGELVQTCVRGPVFWAKDLEAFSGHHGTPGKNGGCACGN; encoded by the coding sequence ATGGCGGACGCAGGCGGATGCCGCGAGGTGGCGGTCCTGGCCCGGGGGGGCATGGGCCCCGAGGGGGAGCGGCACGGGCTGGTGCGCCTTGCGGTGGAAAACCCCGGCTGGGACACGGCCGTGGCCGGACAGTTCGCCATGCTGCGCCCCGTATGTTTCGGCCAGGAATTGACCTGGGCCCGGCCCCTGTCGCTTTTCGGGGTGACGCCGGAGCGCCTGGAGTTTTTCATCCAGGTCGCCGGGCGGGGCACGCGCCGTCTGGCGGCCATGAACCCCGGGGACCGGCTGGTCCTGTGGGGGCCGCTGGGCCGGGGGTTCGCCGTGGAGCCGGACACGCCCACGCTTCTTCTGGCCGGGGGCGTGGGCCTTGCCCCCTTCGCCCCGTATATCGCGGCCCATCCCCGGCCGGACAACCTGCGGCTGGTCTTCGGGCACCGGCCGCCGCTTGCCGCCTATCCCTTTGCGGAGATGGCCGCCACTATCCAGGCCGAATCCTTCCACGAAGAAAAGCCCGGCGACCTGGACCGGTTCACGGCCCTTTTGCGGGAGCGCATCGCGGGTTACCGCGACGGGCTGGTCCTGGCCTGCGGCCCCCGGCCCTTCCTTTCCGCCGTGGCCGACATGGGGCGTGCGGCCGGGGCCCGGGTCCAGGTGTCGCTGGAGAACCGCATGGCCTGCGGGGTGGGGGCGTGCCTGGGCTGCGTGGAGAAGGACGCCTCGGGGGAGCTGGTGCAGACCTGCGTGCGCGGGCCGGTCTTTTGGGCCAAGGATCTGGAGGCGTTTTCCGGACATCACGGGACGCCCGGGAAAAACGGGGGGTGCGCATGCGGGAACTAG
- a CDS encoding motility protein A: MNIATVIGIIFGIGILFYATVLSTDNIGVFINFPGLAIVIGGTLASTFICFPMKEVMRVFNTFLMALKREELPIGNYIEEIVRIAREASARGKIHLEKTLPGIENEFLKSAIQMLVDGYSREEIKEILDTRIEQTYQQEISSAGIYRTMAKLSPAYGIIGTLIGLIGMMQSMAGGLSMIGFQMAVALTTTLYGILLANVLFLPIAIKVEKRIEERVILMCVIRDGTLFIKDKTPAAIVLDKLRAYLPPRRWASIGRREAQAKAGA; the protein is encoded by the coding sequence GTGAACATCGCCACGGTCATCGGCATCATCTTCGGCATCGGCATCCTTTTCTACGCCACGGTCCTGTCCACGGACAACATCGGCGTCTTCATCAATTTTCCCGGGCTGGCCATCGTCATCGGCGGCACCCTGGCCTCGACCTTCATCTGCTTCCCCATGAAGGAGGTCATGCGCGTCTTCAACACCTTCCTCATGGCCTTGAAGCGCGAGGAACTGCCGATTGGCAACTACATCGAGGAGATCGTGCGCATCGCCCGGGAGGCCTCGGCCCGGGGCAAGATCCACCTGGAAAAAACCCTGCCGGGCATCGAAAACGAATTTTTGAAAAGCGCCATCCAGATGCTCGTGGACGGCTACAGCCGCGAGGAGATCAAGGAGATCCTGGACACCCGCATCGAGCAGACCTACCAGCAGGAGATCTCCTCGGCGGGCATCTACCGGACCATGGCCAAGCTGTCCCCGGCCTACGGCATCATCGGCACCCTGATCGGGCTCATCGGCATGATGCAGTCCATGGCCGGGGGGCTGTCCATGATCGGCTTTCAGATGGCAGTGGCCCTGACCACCACCCTTTACGGCATCCTTTTGGCCAACGTGCTGTTTTTGCCCATAGCCATCAAGGTGGAAAAGCGCATTGAGGAGCGGGTGATCCTCATGTGCGTCATCCGCGACGGCACGCTCTTCATCAAGGACAAGACCCCGGCGGCCATCGTCCTGGACAAGCTGCGGGCCTATCTGCCGCCCCGGCGCTGGGCCTCCATAGGCAGACGCGAGGCCCAGGCCAAAGCCGGGGCGTAA
- a CDS encoding tetratricopeptide repeat protein, with protein sequence MPKDMGTSSPVIDDGDEPHKIKGIFSSPAPVDPTAGPPGQRVPEAPGPAGDADGFDPGKIYWFASECGPDMVSLKRLDTHFFPVGQQALVNRETFFADYFLEPDLGYRYVTQRIVRGDWYRKQDLNVEAKIEYQMVLRIDEENIRANFGLGLAYLALNQLDKGRYVFSRLVDMDESFEEAHKHLFNEFGIALRKKNLFDEAMRYYGRAAELSPKDENIYLNMARAMFEKGDMEAAFAHLKKTFELNRDVEEAKAFLAFLRKKGFEASDPTLRRFFFRLGTDPK encoded by the coding sequence ATGCCAAAAGACATGGGCACCAGTTCTCCGGTCATCGACGACGGCGACGAACCCCACAAGATCAAGGGCATCTTCTCGTCCCCGGCCCCGGTGGACCCGACCGCCGGGCCGCCGGGCCAACGCGTCCCGGAAGCCCCAGGTCCGGCCGGAGACGCGGACGGCTTCGATCCGGGAAAAATCTACTGGTTCGCCTCGGAATGCGGGCCGGACATGGTTTCCCTCAAACGCCTGGACACCCATTTTTTTCCCGTCGGCCAGCAGGCGCTGGTCAACCGGGAGACCTTTTTTGCGGACTATTTCCTGGAGCCGGACCTGGGCTACCGCTACGTCACCCAGCGCATCGTGCGCGGCGACTGGTACCGCAAGCAGGATTTGAATGTGGAGGCCAAGATCGAATACCAGATGGTGCTGCGCATCGACGAGGAGAACATCCGGGCCAATTTCGGGCTGGGGTTGGCCTATCTGGCGCTCAACCAACTGGACAAGGGCCGCTACGTCTTTTCCCGGCTGGTGGACATGGACGAGAGTTTCGAGGAGGCCCACAAACACCTGTTCAACGAATTCGGCATCGCGCTTCGCAAAAAAAACCTTTTCGACGAGGCCATGCGCTATTACGGCCGGGCTGCCGAACTCTCGCCCAAAGACGAAAACATCTATCTGAACATGGCCCGGGCCATGTTCGAAAAAGGCGACATGGAGGCGGCCTTCGCGCACCTGAAAAAGACCTTCGAGCTCAACCGCGACGTGGAGGAGGCCAAGGCCTTTCTGGCCTTTCTGCGCAAAAAAGGCTTCGAGGCCAGCGACCCGACGCTGCGCCGCTTCTTTTTCCGGCTGGGAACCGATCCGAAGTAA
- a CDS encoding OmpA/MotB family protein, whose protein sequence is MLKLSDLRKRRDDEEEHWQLSLADMMTLILCFFVLIVSVSHLDMTRYETVAGSMEKAMTRERGKPGTKTPGPTPKPQEQPAQEPPPAPVTPEVRAKAAPSPTQRDIDLLRREIESKLAGKTGQAEIIQRGESLAVSLDGAAFFDLASAEIRPGSLPLLTDIAASLKSLPVRITVEGHTDNKPMESWLYPSNWELSSARASRVARFLTDHGVRKEGLAVMGLADTRPLAPNEGPDGKSIPENQAKNRRVVILVSP, encoded by the coding sequence ATGCTGAAACTCTCCGACCTGCGCAAGCGGCGCGACGACGAAGAAGAGCACTGGCAGTTGTCGCTTGCGGACATGATGACGCTGATTCTGTGCTTTTTCGTGCTCATCGTGTCCGTGTCGCACCTGGACATGACCCGCTATGAAACCGTGGCCGGGTCCATGGAGAAGGCCATGACCAGGGAGCGGGGCAAACCCGGGACCAAGACGCCCGGGCCGACGCCCAAGCCCCAGGAGCAACCGGCCCAGGAGCCGCCGCCTGCCCCCGTCACCCCCGAGGTGCGGGCCAAGGCCGCCCCGTCCCCGACCCAGCGGGACATCGACCTGTTGCGCCGGGAGATCGAGTCCAAACTGGCCGGGAAGACCGGGCAGGCCGAGATCATCCAGCGCGGCGAGTCCCTGGCCGTGAGCCTGGACGGGGCGGCGTTTTTCGATCTGGCCAGCGCCGAGATACGGCCCGGCTCCCTACCCCTGCTCACGGACATCGCCGCCTCCCTCAAGTCGCTTCCGGTCAGGATCACCGTGGAAGGCCATACGGACAACAAGCCCATGGAGTCCTGGCTGTATCCTTCCAACTGGGAGCTGTCCTCGGCCCGGGCCAGCCGGGTGGCCCGGTTCCTCACGGACCATGGCGTACGCAAGGAGGGCCTGGCGGTGATGGGTCTGGCCGACACCCGGCCCCTGGCCCCCAACGAGGGCCCGGACGGAAAATCCATCCCTGAAAATCAGGCCAAAAACCGACGTGTGGTCATTTTGGTAAGCCCGTAG